Sequence from the Exiguobacterium aurantiacum genome:
CAAGGCGAACGATTCCGTCGCGACCGAAGTCGTCGAAGAGATGACCGAATATCTTGGCTTGACGATTTCAAATCTCGCCAACACGCTGAACCCGAAAATGATCGTCATCGGTGGGGGTGTCTCGAAAGCGCGCGAAGCGCTCCTGGAACCACTCGATCAGCAGTTCAAGCGGTTCGCCCTCGAGCGTGTCTACGACTCGACGACGTTCAAAATTGCGGAACTCGAGAACGACGCCGGTGTCATCGGTTGTGCTTGGCTCGCCCGTAAACATTTCTTGCCGACTCGTGTATAAGGATTGTCTAGGCACGCCTGCGTCTTGACGCAGGCGTGTTTTTCATATGGAACGGGTATGGGATAATGTAAAATTTGTAATGCCAGAGTTGATTTTTTGTTAAAAAAGGGGTAAGATTTGGACTTGATACCGGACTGTTATCGTACGTGAAATGGATAACAAGCTTACTGGACTTATAAAAAAAATAGGGAGGACGGACTCTGTTTGAGCTCGTCACCCGTTGAACAGAGGAGGAGGCCGTCAGATGAAGTCATCTCAAAGCTTTTCGAAGCTTACTATGCGACTGAATGATACGGTCCGCGCTTCGTTTCAAGAATATCGGTTATTTTGGATTTTTTCGCTATTACTTTGGACGAAGACGTACGTAGTTTACCAATTTTTCTTCAATATCCCGATTGAAAACACCGCACAAGCATTCATCTTGCTGATCAGCCCGATCAGCTCCACTTTATTCCTATTCGCCTTCAGTTTCTTCTTTAAAGGAAACAAGCAGAAATGGGTATTGTACATGCTCTATGCTGCGGCGTCGTTCATCTTATTCGCAGATGCCGTCTATTACCGCGAGTTCACCGACTACTTGACGATGCCGGTCATTTTGCAACCGTCGAACATGGAGACGTTATCGACGTCGTTCACGTCACTGTTGGAGTGGAAAGATTTGATCATCCTTGGGGACGTCCTCATCTTGCCGTTCATCCTCTGGCGCATCAATGCGACAGCAACGGCTGCTTCCCATCGCAGAGCGCTCGTGACGTTCGCGACGGCGGTCGTCGTCTTCTTGTTCAACTTGTCGCTCGCTGAAACGGAACGTCCTGAACTGTTGACGCGTTCGTTCGACCGGGAATTGTTGGTCAAGAATATCGGGACGTTCAACTTCCACGTCTATGACGCCATGCTTCAAACGAAGACATCGGCTCAAAAAGCGATGGCTGATGGGTCGGAGCTTGCAAAGATTGAACAGTACACCCGTCAACACTACGCGGCCCCGAACCCAGATTACTTCGGGAAATACAAAGGCAAAAACGTGATCGTCGTCTCGTTCGAGTCGGCCCAGAACTTTACCCACAACATGAAAGCCTCGAACGGTGAGTACATCACGCCGAACTTGAACAAACTAATCGAAGAATCTCACTACTGGCCGAACTATTACCATACGGTCGGACAAGGGAAGACGTCGGATGCCGAGTTCTCACTCGACAACTCGCTGTACGGTCTTCCGCGCGGCGCCGTTTACTTCACGAACGCCGACAACGAGTACCAGGCGCTCCCTGAATTGATCAAGGAAGACAACTATTACTCGGCCGTGTTCCACGCCAACAATAAATCGTTCTGGAACCGGGACTTGATGTATAAGAATATCGGCGTTGATCAGTTCTTCGACGAGAAAAGTTATGACCTCGGTAATCCTGAGGATATGACGGAATGGGGACTGCTCGACGACAGCTTCTTCGAACAGTCAATTCCGATGCTTGAAGAGCTTCCGGAACCGTTCTATGCGAAGTTTATCACGCTCACGAACCACTTCCCGTACACGATGCCGAGCGAGGACTATGAGCTCGTGCCGAAGTTCGAGACAAGTTCGACGACACTCAACAACTTCCCACAGGCGCTCGCGTATCAAGATTACGCTCTCGGCTTGTTCATCGACGAGTTGAAGGCGAACGGTATGTGGGACGACACAATTTTCGTCGTCTACGGTGACCATTACGGCATCTCGACGAACCATAACGCCGCCATGGCCGACCTGCTCGGAAAAGACGAGTTGACGCCGTTTGATGTGGCCAAGCTCCAGCAAGTGCCGTTCGCGGTCCACTTGCCAGGTCAAACGTCGGGTGAGGTGCATGAGACGATCGGAAGCCATGTCGATATGAAACCGACGATCCTTCACTTGCTCGGGATCGACACGTCTGACACGGTCGGATTCGGTAGCGATTTGTTATCGGAAGACCGGACGAGTCGAGCTATTTTCCGCGACGGCACGGTCATCACCGAGGAATACGTCTGGGCGCAATCGACATGCTATGACGCCTCGAGTGGTGAAGCCGTCGAAGACGTCTCGCTCTGTGGACCGGATAGTGAAGAAGCAGAGAAGATTCTTCAAATGAATGATGACTTGATTTATTCGGATTTGCTTCGTTTCAAAGAACAGACCGAAGAGTAAGCAACAGCGCCGTCCCGGCTAAGCGGGACGGCGCTGTTTGTTATACAAAAAAAGACGACCGAAGTCGTCTTCATGCTCATTAACCTGGGATTCCACCGTAAATCAATGTCGCGACGCCGAAGAATCCAAATACGAGTACAGTGATTGCGGCGAAAGCCAGTGGAAAGAATTGGCGTTTCTTAAACGAACGGGCCATTCCCCAGATTGCAACAAGTGCAACGATGAGCGAGATCCATCCAAATGGTTCATACAAATGCATGACGAGTTCCCCCTTTATTATACGTCATGAAATTCATAAAAATTTCACTGAAATATCATTATTATTTTATCCGATAATGTAGACGCTGTCGAGCAAAGAAAGCCTCCGCTACAATTTTGCCACAATATCGATTAGAATGGGATGTGGAGGTGTTCTGAATGAATATTGTAAGAATCACATCGGGCTTGGCCCAAGAGAATGGATACGTGCTCGAGAAAGACGGAACGGTGCTCATCATCGACCCGGGCACGGACGACCCGAAATTTTTTGACGCGGTCGAACGCTTCGGCGGTTTAAACGCCATTTTACTGACGCACGCCCACTTTGATCATATCGGTGGCATCGATGCCCTTCGTGACCGTTACAATATCCCGGTCTATGTCCATGAAGTGGAACGGACGTGGCTGATGGATGATGAGAAGAACGGAGCGGCAAAGTTCCATCTGCCGAGCGCATCGATGCGACCGGCCGAACGCGTCTATCAAGGTAAGTCGCTCGAGATCGGTGCATTCACGATCGAGTTGCACCACACACCGGGCCATTCGCCCGGGAGTGTCACGCTCCACTTCCCGGTAGAAGGTATCGCCTTCTGCGGAGATTTGATTTTCAAACAATCGGTCG
This genomic interval carries:
- a CDS encoding LTA synthase family protein translates to MRLNDTVRASFQEYRLFWIFSLLLWTKTYVVYQFFFNIPIENTAQAFILLISPISSTLFLFAFSFFFKGNKQKWVLYMLYAAASFILFADAVYYREFTDYLTMPVILQPSNMETLSTSFTSLLEWKDLIILGDVLILPFILWRINATATAASHRRALVTFATAVVVFLFNLSLAETERPELLTRSFDRELLVKNIGTFNFHVYDAMLQTKTSAQKAMADGSELAKIEQYTRQHYAAPNPDYFGKYKGKNVIVVSFESAQNFTHNMKASNGEYITPNLNKLIEESHYWPNYYHTVGQGKTSDAEFSLDNSLYGLPRGAVYFTNADNEYQALPELIKEDNYYSAVFHANNKSFWNRDLMYKNIGVDQFFDEKSYDLGNPEDMTEWGLLDDSFFEQSIPMLEELPEPFYAKFITLTNHFPYTMPSEDYELVPKFETSSTTLNNFPQALAYQDYALGLFIDELKANGMWDDTIFVVYGDHYGISTNHNAAMADLLGKDELTPFDVAKLQQVPFAVHLPGQTSGEVHETIGSHVDMKPTILHLLGIDTSDTVGFGSDLLSEDRTSRAIFRDGTVITEEYVWAQSTCYDASSGEAVEDVSLCGPDSEEAEKILQMNDDLIYSDLLRFKEQTEE
- a CDS encoding DUF2759 domain-containing protein translates to MHLYEPFGWISLIVALVAIWGMARSFKKRQFFPLAFAAITVLVFGFFGVATLIYGGIPG
- a CDS encoding MBL fold metallo-hydrolase, which codes for MNIVRITSGLAQENGYVLEKDGTVLIIDPGTDDPKFFDAVERFGGLNAILLTHAHFDHIGGIDALRDRYNIPVYVHEVERTWLMDDEKNGAAKFHLPSASMRPAERVYQGKSLEIGAFTIELHHTPGHSPGSVTLHFPVEGIAFCGDLIFKQSVGRTDLYGGDQATLLGSIDRMRQLLPAETVLYSGHGPKTTLEAEIRTNPFFDR